CGCCCGTCAGGCCGGTGCCCTGGGCGAAGACGTCGAACCCGTCGCCACCGGCGGCGAGGAAGTTGTTGACCGTCACCCGGTACGAGGCCGCCGGGTCGACCGGCTGCCCGGCGACCGTGATCTTCGAGACCTTGGAGCCCGGGGCCGCCGAGGTGGTCCACGTGTAGCCCAGCGTCGAGGACACCTGCAGCCAGGTCGGCTGCACGGCGGCGGTCTTCTGCTGCTGCTCCAGCACCGCGTCGAGCTGCGCGCCCGTCAGGGTGATGGTCTGCAGGATGTTCGCGAACGGCTGCACTGAGAACGCCTCACCGTAGGTGACCGGGCCCGCGTCGAGGTCGGCGCGGATCCCGCCCGGGTTCGTGATGGCGACCTGGGCGCCGTTGCCGGTGGTCGCGGCGAGCTGCGCGTCGGCGATCACGTCACCGAGCGGCTGCTCGGGCGCGCTCCCGCGGAGGAGGGCCCCGGTCGTGCTGCCGATCTGCCGGTTGGCCAGCGGCGCCGCCTGGTCGACCGCACGGTCGACGATGGCCTGGACCTCTGCGTCGGGGCGGACGTCCCGGGTCACGACGACGTTGGTGGCCCGGGTGCGGCTGCGGACGACGTCCTGGGTGCGGGTGCTGACGGCGAGGTCGACGACCGAGATGAGCCGACCGAAGGACAGGCCCTGGATCAGCGGCCGCGGGTGGCCGGCCGGGTCGGTCACGGTGCAGTTCTCGGCCTGGTGGGTGTGGCCGGCGAAGAAGGCGTCGACGCGGGCGGTCGAGCGGCTGGCGATCTGGCGGGCCAGCTGCTCCTCGCCGAGGTCGCAGGAGTTCGGGCTACCGGTGCCGCTGGTCTCGTCGCCCTGGTGCATCAGCACGACCTGGGCCTTGACGCCCATCGACTGGAGCAGCTTCGAGGTGCGGTTGATGGCGGCGACCTCGTCGGTGAACCGGAGCCCCGCGACGGCGGCGGGGGTGACGACGTCGGGCAGGTCGCGCAGCGTGACGCCGATGACGCCGATCTTCACCCCGCCCTGCTTCTGGATGCTGAAGGGCTGGAAGGCGCGCTTGCCGCTCTCGAAGGTGATGTTGGCGCCGAGGAAGGGGAAGTCGGTGCCCTCGTAGGAGGTCCGGAAGTCGCAGCCGTCGGTGGGGTGGCAGCCCCCGTGCTCGATCCGGCGCAGCTCGGCCAGGCCCTCGTCGAACTCGTGGTTGCCGACGACGGAGGCCTTGACCCCCATCGCGTTCAGGACCTCGACGGTCGGCTCGTCGTGGAACAGGGCGGAGGCGAGCGGCGAGGCGCCGATGCTGTCACCGGTGCTGAGCAGCACCGAGTTGGGGTGCCCGTAGCGCAGCATCTCGACGTGGCGGGCCAGGTAGGCGGCGCCACCGTTGTTCTCCAGGGTCTTCCCGCCGCCGATCTGCACGCGCGCGGAGGAGCCGGTGGGGTTGGCGAGGTTGCCGTGCAGGTCGTTGAAGCTCATCACGCGGACGGCGACGGTCTTCGGCTTGGCGCCGGGGCGGCGCGGGGCGGCGTCGGCGGCGACGGGGACCGTGATCGACAGCGCCACAGCGGCGGCCATCGACAGGGCACCGAGCCGGCGCGCGACGCGGGAGGGGGAGGACATGGGGAACCCTTCTGGGGCTGGAGGGGCTGGGGTGTCGGACCTCAGTGTGCCCCGCCCCCCGATCCCGGGTCCAGAGGGAGCAGATGACGCCCGGACGACGGCTCGGCGTCGGCCGGCGAACCCGCTTGCCGTCGACGCCCGCAGGCGTCAGGGTCGGACGGTGGACCCGACGGTGAGCGCGAACCGGGCCGTCTGGGAGGCGGCGTCGGCCAAGCACGTGCGCGAGTTCGACGAGCTGCTCGAGGACGGCCGCCGCGGCGGGTCGCTGGTGCCGGTGGAGCTGGCGGTGCTCGCTCCCCTGCTCGCCCCGGCTCCGCTGGTGGTGCACCTGCAGAGCGGCCACGGCCTCGACGACCTGGACCTCGTCCGGCACGGGGCCCGCGGCGTCGTGGGGGTGGACTACAGCACCGTCGCCGCTGGTGCGGCACAGCAGCGGTCCGCCCTGCTGACGTCGCCCTGCCACTACGTCGTCGCCGAGGTGCCGCGGGTGCCGCTGGCCTCCGGCTGCACCGACCTCGTCTACACCGGCAAGGGCGCGCTGATCTGGATGCGGGACCTGGACGCCTGGGCCCGGGAGGTCGCCCGGCTGCTCCGGCCCGGCGGGCACCTGGTGGTCCACGAGGCGCACCCGCTGGTCCCGCTGTGGACCTGGGACGCCGACGAGCCGCGGGTCCGGCCCGACCGCAGCTACTTCGCCCGCACCCACGTCAACGACAGCTTTCCCGCCGGTGGCGCGGTGGAGTGGCAGTGGTCGCTGGGTGAGCTCGTCACCGCGCTCGCCGGTGCCGAGCTGGTGGTGCAGCGGCTGGCGGAGCACCCCGAGCCGTTCTGGCGGCCGGGCGGGGTCGACGCCGCCGCGTGGGACGGGCGGCTGCCGAACACCTTCACCCTGCTCGCCGTGCACGGCTGACCCGGTGGAGACCGCGCGTCACCACCCGGCCGGCCGGGCCGCGTCGGCCGCGGCGGGCGACGAGCTCAGGGCGTCACGGGGTCAGACCATCATCTGCCGGGCCGTGGGCGGGATGGGCTTCGGCAGCTTGGTGGACCCGGACAGGTACTCGTCCACCCCGGCCGCGCAGGCCCGGCCCTCCGCGATCGCCCAGACGATCAGCGACTGACCGCGGCCGGCGTCACCGGCCACGAACACGCCTGGCACGTCGGTGGCGTAGTCGTGGTCGCGCTTGACGTTGCCCCGCTCGTCGAGGGTGACGCCGAGCTGGGAGATGACCGAGTCCTTCTCGGGGCCGACGAAGCCCATGGCCAGCAGCACGAGATCGGCGGGGATCTCCTGCTCCGTGCCCTCGACGGGGACGAGCTTGCCGCCCTCGAAGCGGACCTCGGACAGGGTCAGCGAGGTCACCCGGCCCTGCTCGTCGCCGTTGAAGCGGGAGGTGGAGACGGAGTAGATCCGCTCCCCCGCCTCCTCGTGCGCGGAGGAGACCCGGTAGGTCATCGGGTAGGTCGGCCACGGCTGGTGCGCGGGGCGCTCCTCGGGCGGGGTAGGCATGATCTCCAGCTGCCGGATGGAGGTGGCGCCCTGCCGGATCGCCGTCCCCAGGCAGTCGGCGCCGGTGTCGCCGCCGCCGATGATCACGACGTGCTTGCCCGCCGCCGAGATCGGGGGCTGCTCGATCTTGCCGCGGGCGTACCGGTTGGCGTGCGGCAGGAACTCCATCGCCTGGTGGATGCCGGTGAGCTCGCGGCCGGGCACCGGCAGGTCGCGGGCGACGGTCGAGCCGACGGCCAGCACGACGGCGTCGTAGCGCTCCTTGAGCTGCTGGCCGGTGATCTTCACCCCGACCTCGACGCCGCAGCGGAAGTTGGTGCCCTCGTCCTTCATCTGCTGGATGCGCCGGTCGAGGACGTACTTCTCCATCTTGAACTCGGGGATGCCGAAGCGCATCAGCCCGCCCGGCTCCTCGGCCCGCTCGAAGACGGCGACGGTGTGCCCCGCCCGGGTCAGCTGCTGGGCCGCGGCCAGCCCCGACGGGCCCGAGCCGATGACGGCGACGGTGCGGCCGGTGTGCCACTCGGGCGGCTGGGGCAGCACGCGGTGCTCGTCCCAGGCCTTGTCGATGATCGCGACCTCGACGTTCTTGATGGTGACCGGGTCGCGGTTGATGCCGACGACGCACGCCGTCTCGCACGGCGCCGGGCACAGCCGCCCGGTGAACTCCGGGAAGTTGTTGGTCGCGTGGAGCCGCTCGAGCGCCTCGTCCCAGTCGCTCCGCCAGACCAGGTCGTTCCACTCGGGGATCAGGTTCCCCAGCGGGCAGCCGGTGTGGCAGAACGGGATGCCGCAGTCCATGCAGCGCCCCGCCTGCTCGGAGATGATCGGCAGCAGGGCCCGCCCCGGCGTCCCGGGGTAGACCTCGTTCCAGTCGCGCACGCGCTCGGCCACCGGCCGCCGCTCGGCGACCTTGCGGGGCGTGGTGATGAACCCGCGGGGGTCAGCCATGGTGATCGTCCTTCGTCAGGTGCTGGAAGAGGAGGCGCCCTTCGACGGGCTCAGGGCTCGAGGACCGCGCGAAGGGTCCCGGGGCAACCCGGGAGCTTGCGGCGGAGTGCAGAGTCACCGGTCGGGGGGCGGTGGCCCAGGGCGTGGATGGGTCTGGCGGGAGCCCGGAGCCTGCGGAGGGCGGATGGTTGCCCTGGGACGGCGCCCCCCGACCGGCGACGGGCCGGACCACCGCCGCGGCAAGGGGCGCCCTACCCACGTGCGGCGTCCATCATCTTGACGGTGGTCGCGTCGTCGTCCAGACCCTCGGCCTCGGCGGCCTCGCGGGCCGCGAGCACCCGCGCGTAGTCGCGCGGCAGCACCTTGGTGAAGCGGCCCTTGGCGACGTCCCAGGCGGCCAGCAGGCCGCCGGCGACGTCGGAACCCGTCTCCTCGCCGTGCCGGACGACGAGCCCGTGGACCAGGTCCTCGTCCGCGGCGGTGAGCGGCAGCGCGTCGGCCATGTCGGTGTTCAGCAGCGACGCGTCGAGGTCGAGCACGAAGGCGATGCCGCCGGACATGCCGGCCGCGACGTTCCGCCCGGTGGAGCCGAGGATGACGGCCAGGCCGCCGGTCATGTACTCGCAGGCGTGGTCACCGGTGCCCTCGACGACGGCGGTGGCGCCGGAGTTGCGGACGCAGAACCGCTCCCCCACCTGGCCGCGGATGAAGATCTCGCCCGAGGTCGCGCCGTAGCCGATGACGTTGCCGGCGATGATGTTGTCCGCCGCCACGAAGGTCGCCGCCCGGTCGGGCCGCAGCACGACCCGGCCGCCGGAGAGGCCCTTGCCGAGGTAGTCGTTGCTGTCGCCCTCGAGCCGCAGCGTGATGCCGGCGGGCAGGAACGCCCCGAAGCTCTGGCCCGCGGAGCCGGAGAAGGTGATGTCGATCGTCCCGTCCGGCAGGCCCTCGCCCCGGGTCGCCTTCGTCACCTCGTGGCCGAGGATCGTGCCGACCGTCCGGTTGACGTTGCGGATCTTCAGCTGCGCGCGCACCGCCTCGCCGGACTCGAGCGCCGGCCGGCAGAGGTCGATGAGCATCTGGTCCAGCGCGAACTCGAGCGCGTGGTCCTGCTTCTTGGTGTTGTGCAGCGGGGTGCCCTCGGGCAGCTCCGGGCGGTGCAGCACCGGCGACAGGTCGAGTCCGTGCGCCTTCCAGTGCTCCTCGGCCGGGATGGTGTCCAGCGCCTCGACGTGGCCGACGGCCTCGGCGATGCTGCGGAACCCCAGGGCCGCCAGGTGCTCGCGCACCTCCTCGGCGATGAACTCGAAGAAGTTGACGACGAACTCCGGCTTGCCGGAGAAGTTCGCCCGCAGCTCCTGGTTCTGCGTGGCGACGCCGACGGGGCAGGTGTCGAGGTGGCAGACCCGCATCATGATGCAGCCGCTGACCACCAGCGGGGCGGTCGCGAAGCCGAACTCCTCGGCCCCCAGCAGGGCGCCGATGATGACGTCCCGGCCGGTCTTCAGCTGGCCGTCGACCTGCACGACGATGCGGTCGCGGAGCCCGTTGAGCAGCAGGGTCTGCTGGGTCTCGGCGAGGCCGAGCTCCCAGGGACCGCCGGCGTGCTTGAGCGAGGTCAGCGGCGCCGCTCCGGTGCCGCCGTCGTGGCCCGAGATCAGCACCACGTCGGCCTTGGCCTTGGAGACGCCGGCCGCGACCGTGCCCACGCCCACCTCGGCCACGAGCTTGACGTGCACCCGGGCGGACGGGTTGGCGCACTTCAGGTCGTGGATGAGCTGCTTGAGGTCCTCGATCGAGTAGATGTCGTGGTGCGGGGGCGGCGAGATCAGCCCGACGCCGGGCGTCGAGTGCCGGGTCTTGGCCACCCAGGGGTAGACCTTCTGGCCGGGCAGCTGGCCGCCCTCGCCCGGCTTGGCGCCCTGGGCCATCTTGATCTGGATGTCGTCGGCGTTGGTCAGGTAGTCCGACGTGACACCGAACCGGCCGGAGGCGACCTGCTTGACCGCGGAGCGGCGCTCGGGGTCGTACAGCCGGTCCTTGTCCTCCCCGCCCTCACCGGTGTT
The window above is part of the Friedmanniella luteola genome. Proteins encoded here:
- a CDS encoding bifunctional metallophosphatase/5'-nucleotidase, which codes for MSSPSRVARRLGALSMAAAVALSITVPVAADAAPRRPGAKPKTVAVRVMSFNDLHGNLANPTGSSARVQIGGGKTLENNGGAAYLARHVEMLRYGHPNSVLLSTGDSIGASPLASALFHDEPTVEVLNAMGVKASVVGNHEFDEGLAELRRIEHGGCHPTDGCDFRTSYEGTDFPFLGANITFESGKRAFQPFSIQKQGGVKIGVIGVTLRDLPDVVTPAAVAGLRFTDEVAAINRTSKLLQSMGVKAQVVLMHQGDETSGTGSPNSCDLGEEQLARQIASRSTARVDAFFAGHTHQAENCTVTDPAGHPRPLIQGLSFGRLISVVDLAVSTRTQDVVRSRTRATNVVVTRDVRPDAEVQAIVDRAVDQAAPLANRQIGSTTGALLRGSAPEQPLGDVIADAQLAATTGNGAQVAITNPGGIRADLDAGPVTYGEAFSVQPFANILQTITLTGAQLDAVLEQQQKTAAVQPTWLQVSSTLGYTWTTSAAPGSKVSKITVAGQPVDPAASYRVTVNNFLAAGGDGFDVFAQGTGLTGGPIDLDAFVAYLSAHPALVAPAADRITVVP
- a CDS encoding class I SAM-dependent methyltransferase; translation: MDPTVSANRAVWEAASAKHVREFDELLEDGRRGGSLVPVELAVLAPLLAPAPLVVHLQSGHGLDDLDLVRHGARGVVGVDYSTVAAGAAQQRSALLTSPCHYVVAEVPRVPLASGCTDLVYTGKGALIWMRDLDAWAREVARLLRPGGHLVVHEAHPLVPLWTWDADEPRVRPDRSYFARTHVNDSFPAGGAVEWQWSLGELVTALAGAELVVQRLAEHPEPFWRPGGVDAAAWDGRLPNTFTLLAVHG
- a CDS encoding glutamate synthase subunit beta, whose product is MADPRGFITTPRKVAERRPVAERVRDWNEVYPGTPGRALLPIISEQAGRCMDCGIPFCHTGCPLGNLIPEWNDLVWRSDWDEALERLHATNNFPEFTGRLCPAPCETACVVGINRDPVTIKNVEVAIIDKAWDEHRVLPQPPEWHTGRTVAVIGSGPSGLAAAQQLTRAGHTVAVFERAEEPGGLMRFGIPEFKMEKYVLDRRIQQMKDEGTNFRCGVEVGVKITGQQLKERYDAVVLAVGSTVARDLPVPGRELTGIHQAMEFLPHANRYARGKIEQPPISAAGKHVVIIGGGDTGADCLGTAIRQGATSIRQLEIMPTPPEERPAHQPWPTYPMTYRVSSAHEEAGERIYSVSTSRFNGDEQGRVTSLTLSEVRFEGGKLVPVEGTEQEIPADLVLLAMGFVGPEKDSVISQLGVTLDERGNVKRDHDYATDVPGVFVAGDAGRGQSLIVWAIAEGRACAAGVDEYLSGSTKLPKPIPPTARQMMV